In Triticum aestivum cultivar Chinese Spring chromosome 5B, IWGSC CS RefSeq v2.1, whole genome shotgun sequence, the following proteins share a genomic window:
- the LOC123117614 gene encoding uncharacterized protein, which yields MFPSPPPTAPPLLCYPQHEEPTSRSNRGGKRRKDGEMASAATVKEMGRVSCIWIKHEEERREASWKEPEGRVFSATTRTDVATLLGEPRDQILAGRASFADLVAQHRLLGTETNSTSRSALVDLTTLRRCSTKCKAREKLEMRHRFSFLFRQRMPSSLLLWPAT from the exons ATgtttccatcgccgccgcccaccgctcctcctctcctctgctACCCCCAACACGAGGAACCAACCTCCCGAAGCAACCGGGGCGGCAAGCGGCGGAAGGATGGAGAGATGGCGTCTGCGGCGACGGTGAAGGAGATGGGGCGGGTGTCCTGCATCTGGATCAAGCACGAGGAGGAGCGGCGCGAGGCTTCCTGGAAGGAGCCCGAGGGCCGGGTCTTCTCCGCCACCACACGCACCGATGTCGCCACGCTCCTCGGTGAGCCCCGTGACCAGATCCTCGCCGGTCGTGCCTCCTTCGCCGACCTCGTCGCACAGCACCGGCTGCTGGGGACTGAAAC GAACTCCACTTCACGCTCTGCTTTGGTGGATCTCACTACGCTCaggaggtgttcgacgaaatgcaaAGCCAGGGAAAAACTAGAGATGAGACACAGGTTCAGTTTTCTCTTCAGGCAACGAATGCCTTCCTCTCTTTTGCTCTGGCCAGCAACATAG
- the LOC123117613 gene encoding 4-hydroxybenzoate polyprenyltransferase, mitochondrial-like has translation MAPSALLRAALRHRARIAAPLSSTSPLTHTPTPPPFPDRIPNPAARRHLITPSRRPCPHPPSSASAAPSSYYMDMYRILLRASFSHPLSTSSRSTDQGKEKEKEGGVPPVSVSWVETQRWLPEAARPYGMLARLDKPIGTWLLGWPCMWSITMAAMPGELPYLRMLALFGCGAVLLRGAGCTVNDLLDRDIDNKSSVLIVLLRSPGCALCHKWPLNAVSSYEQSISFQ, from the exons ATGGCGCCCTCCGCTCTGCTCCGCGCCGCCCTCCGCCACCGCGCCCGCATCGCCGCCCCGCTCTCGTCCACCTCCCCGCTCACCCACACGCCTACACCTCCTCCCTTCCCCGATCGCATCCCcaaccccgccgcccggcgccaccTGATCACCCCAAGCCGCCGGCCATGCCCGCACCCGCCCTCCTCCGCCTCGGCGGCGCCGTCCTCCTACTACATGGACATGTACAGGATCCTGCTCCGCGCCAGCTTCTCGCACCCGCTCTCGACCTCCTCGCGCTCCACCGACcagggaaaggagaaggagaaagagggCGGCGTCCCGCCGGTGTCGGTGTCGTGGGTGGAGACACAGAGGTGGCTCCCGGAGGCGGCGCGCCCGTACGGGATGCTCGCTCGCCTCGACAAGCCCATCGGCACCTGGCTCCTCGGCTGGCCCTGCATGTG GTCAATCACAATGGCGGCAATGCCGGGGGAGCTCCCTTACTTGAGAATGCTGGCGCTCTTCGGATGTGGAGCTGTGCTCCTCAGGGGTGCGGGTTGCACCGTGAATGATCTTCTCGACCGCGACATTGATAACAAG AGCTCAGTGCTGATAGTTCTCTTAAGATCTCCAGGTTGCGCACTCTGCCATAAGTGGCCACTGAATGCTGTATCTAG CTACGAACAGTCCATCAGTTTTCAGTGA